The genome window ttcatggCACGCTGTGATAGTAAATTTATGAAACATATTGTCAAGTAATTAATATAGAAGTCATTGAGGTAATTATTAACTAAACAGTGCACATGTTAGCATTCAAATTTTATGGAAATTAAacatgaaattttaaatatgaagaacTAATCAAACAAtagtaaaatacaaaaccGGAGCACACACTTTAGGTAATAACTACATAGAATTTATTGTGAAAAATATGGAATTATTTTGAGAAAAAGAGCAAATTAGaaagaatatatgtacataaatagaCATCTTGTTCAGTAACATGtattttttgattgttttgaTGAAGAGGTTTTTTTGAGTACATTaacttttctcattttttataacaaattcttaaaactcGCTATAGTCATATAagaatttaaaagaattcgaatgtatttttatatcaaaCTCATGCAGTTGAAAAACACTAAGAAGTATCAACAAATCCGTGACACTGTTCATAATCACATACTAAATACTTCTTCCATCTTGTCAATTTTAAGACCATATCCGTTAAACTACCCGTTTTTATGTTGTTCAGTGGATATTACAGGATATGTTGAACTAGTGGCTTTGGCGGCACTTTCAAAGCAATTTCGGCGTCTTTTATAACCGCACAAACCGAAACGGCCATCGGGTTCAGGCAAGGTTTGTAGCTTCCACTTCCAGTGGCTGctagccacagcaacaacaatggcaacaacaacagcaaacagcggcaataacaaccacaacaaaaggAACAATGGCTctagcaatagcaacaacaataacaaatcgcaatagcaatagcaacaacaatgtgttTACACTGTTGCCCACTTTAATTCAAAACAAAGAACCGTTGATTTATGTTGCCTTAGCTTCCACGTTCACGTCTATGTCCGTGTTCCGTGTCGTCCCATGACCAGGGCTTGGCTTCTGGTTTAGAGCTTTGGctacatccacatccacatagAAACAAACATATagtttgtagttgttgctgttgttttgttggaCGGGGGCGGATATAAACCGCTGAATCGAAGGGCCATTGCATATGGCCGAAAAAATGCCAATATTGTTcttgtacaaaatatacaatatatttgaGTCGCGTCCCAAATACGGCGGGTGGACGGAAGGAAGGCggaggcaggcaggcaactCACCTGCAAATTGGCAAGTAAAACATCGAATGTGGCAGGCAATTGGGTCACATCTGGCAACATCAGACCGAATGGCCCCACAAATTCCTTATCCAGGCGCGCAACTGCAAGTGGAAAGAACCAAACATGAATGTAAAGTGCAGCAGAGCAGTCGAGGAGCCGCCTCGTTCGTTTATTGATATATAGATGCCTCTGGGTTAGCGACTGGCAATGATAAATTGTGGCAGGGCCCAGGACAAGGTGCAGCCAGCAGCCACGagccagcagccaacagcgAGCGTCGAGCAGCAGCCTGCAGCCTGTTGCTAGTCAAACGCTCGCTCTATCGAGGCAGACGTCCGATGTCGCAGCCCGCGCACAACTTGCCACAACTTTGCAGGCAACATAAACcgaattttgatatattgcTGCGACTATTGGCTACGGCTCTGGCTCTGGTCCTGGTTGTGGCTCTGGTGCCACGCTTGCAACACTGCCACTAATCAGTCCCATGTGCACATGCAGCACATTTTGATGTACAATTTAGAAACTGGAAACTGGAGCAAAGTGAAACTACGATATAAatagaaagagatagagaatAAAAGAGCGGCTAAAATGCTCTTTTATGATTGATTGCTGTGGCGGTTAAAAGGCTTTTGGAATGTGGCCAATGGCCAAACGTTGGCGTGGTAAAGGCCAAGGCAATGTTGCAGCAGCTGatcagcacaaaaaaaagaaatacaaagtGTAGACCACAAAAATGCTTGCAACAATGGCAAAGTCATGGCATAAAGTCACTCCCGACAATCCCcgatgaagatgaagacgaagatgaACTCACCCGGCCTGTGGGCGCGTATGTGCTCGTTTATCCAGAATCTATCGCTTTGCTTGGGTATGGCAACAATATCCGGTTCGCAGACAAACTCATTTCCTAATAGACGGCGCATTATCTCGATATAAGCCATAAAATCCGGCATTGTCAAGACGCCAGCTAGAAAAGAGGGAAAACGCAAAAGAAATaagataaatgaaataaacacaTTTGATGCAATGGCCAAAAAGATGCACACCCAGCCGCAAAAACAGTTACAGACTcttgccacagccacagccacaaacacattcacatactcatcttacacatacatacgtagaTGGAAGAGGAGCTAGCACAAAGTAAGAGTAAAAGCCAGCCAAGCGGGCAATAAGCATGGCACAATACACAAATTGGCCAACGCCAGAGGAGCTCAgctcttgcttttgcttctacTTTTTGCCAGGCAATGAAGATGTGGCTGGGATAGGGATTGGGAACTGTAGTTGCTGTGGTGTTTGAAGTTGCACGCAACCATTTCctgtccaaaaaaaaaagaagagaaactaacaacaataacatagCAGctcttattttgtatatatagtatgtatgtgtatggtGCTAACCTTTAGTTGGGTCGGAAACGTTGGGCTGTTTTTCCGGCCTCGACTGGCAACTGTCCTGGGAGTCGACGTTGTGGCTCTGCTGACGGTTGGATATCATTTTTGGCAAAcgtaaaacttttttaaattgcgGCAACGCCAGCACCAAATTTGCATTACCCTCCGCCCGATAGATCAACTCTATTTGGCTCAGCTCCATCTGCgccggcagctgcagcagcgagTTGAGAGTCttagctgcagctgctgctgttgttgttcttgttgttgttgcctcgaTTGCTGTCATGACTTTTGCGCGGGTGTTTGCGGTTCGTTGGCGTTGTCAAATTCCAACTGACACGAACATCGGACATGGACGAGAGCGAGACTGCATCCGCAAAAGCTTGGCACTGTCTACTTGCCCAATGGCGCGCCACTGTTGATGATTTTGCCGATTGCGGTTTTGTGGCGAGttcgtgttgctgttgctgctgttgcggcgGCTGCTggggctgctgctgttattgttgtcctTTGGGTGTTTTGAGACAAGCGATAAGATAATCCCTTTTGCGCATAAGCCAAACAAATTGCGCTGGCTGCAAAATAGTTTTGATGaaataataactatttatATGGCTCAGCTTAATATTTACACAACGGAACAACATCTGTTAAGgctgcaaatttaattattttgtttatgaaatGATCACAGCTTGTTGCCGGGCACAGGGTGACTAGAGTGACTAAAAcgggcagctgcagcagctgccagctGTTGTGGCGGTTGGTCGATAACCGATCAAGCGATAAATTGCCTGTGAAAATTACCCGccatattcaaataataagaaaGTCTGGTTACATGCTTATAATTGCTTTATTTGGGTGTTGGTTTAGTTCTTGCGAATATATTGTGAATTATCTGTCTGTATCAACGTATGGCCACCAGCATGTAGCACTTGTGTAGCTGTTTGAAGAGTAAAGagattaattcaattaaatacttattcaatttgctgactcttttaattgtaattaccAGCGTCAGCACTAGACAGAGCTGCAATCAGCGCAAAGACAAAGCCACAGATCTTCAGGCAGTTCATGTTTGATTCGAGCTGAACGTATTTGATATGAATTGGCAAGCTGCACATGCAGCGTTTTTATAGCAGCTCGAGTCGCTGAATTGGAATTTCCACAAGTCAAGCTAATCTTGATCGAGTCTTAGAAAATACCCAGTT of Drosophila nasuta strain 15112-1781.00 chromosome 3, ASM2355853v1, whole genome shotgun sequence contains these proteins:
- the LOC132789716 gene encoding daisho2; this encodes MNCLKICGFVFALIAALSSADAATQVLHAGGHTLIQTDNSQYIRKN